The Malus domestica chromosome 13, GDT2T_hap1 genome includes a window with the following:
- the LOC103424043 gene encoding protein TIFY 4B-like isoform X13 has protein sequence MNAPTTTFRSILEKPLNQLTEDDISQLTREDCRKYLKEKGMRRPSWNKSQAIQQVISLKALLEPNDDSGAGALRKIVVLPHTTTATTQRVSTFAASNSADSAKEVSPDVQASVSADELAPHPRNEPPKPAPEDPPVYADTTAISLRNHCTTDASVSKMTIFYSGKVNVYDGVPPDKVNEAFSLNGDHEISLPMQGYMDLQARAILHLAAGPNHLLLDNQFGGAAAARSLHCQFQTAGDKDGLFLPSATISQAMQTDSGNFTEKVSEYTQQYWEKGNNTRDPDAEGQANRKVSLQRYREKRKDRTHTSNGNSSQYGTSSPPQPELLQTAENQPRFRCLPVDLNEKDILERRT, from the exons ATGAACGCCCCCACGACGACGTTTCGCTCCATTCTCGAGAAGCCGCTCAATCAGCTCACCGAGGATGACATTTCCCAGCTCACCCGCGAAGACTGCCGCAAATACCTCAAAGAAAAAG GAATGCGGCGGCCCTCCTGGAACAAATCGCAGGCGATCCAGCAGGTTATTTCGCTCAAGGCGCTGCTGGAGCCCAACGACGATTCCGGCGCCGGAGCTCTCAGAAAGATTGTCGTTTTGCCTCATACGACCACCGCCACCACCCAGCGCGTCAGTACTTTC GCGGCTTCGAATTCCGCTGATTCAGCTAAGGAAGTGAGCCCCGATGTCCAGGCTTCTGTGTCCGCTGACGAATTGGCGCCGCATCCGAGAAATGAACCGCCCAAACCAGCTCCCGAGGACCCACCGGTCTATGCGGATACCACGGCCATCAGTCTCAG AAATCATTGTACAACTGATGCATCAGTTAGTAAAATGACAATTTTCTACAGCGGCAAGGTGAATGTATATGATGGAGTGCCACCTGATAAGGTAAATGAAGCTTTCTCTTTGAATGGAGACCATGAGATAAGCCTTCCAATGCAGGGATATATGGATTTGCAGGCACGGGCAATCCTGCACCTTGCAGCAGGGCCCAACCATTTGCTTTTGGACAATCAATTTGGTGGTGCTGCAGCAGCAAGATCCTTACATTGCCAATTTCAGACTGCAGGCGATAAAGATGGCCTTTTCCTTCCTAGTGCAACAATTTCTCAGGCAATGCAAACAG ATTCAGGTAACTTTACAGAGAAGGTCAGTGAATATACACAGCAGTACTGGGAGAAAGGGAACAACACTCGTGATCCTG ATGCAGAGGGTCAGGCGAACAGAAAAGTCTCGTTGCAGAGATACCGTGAAAAGCGAAAAGACAG GACACATACCTCAAATGGTAATTCAAGTCAGTATGGCACAAGCTCTCCACCCCAACCTGAGCTGCTACAGACAGCTGAAAATCAGCCAAGGTTCCGCTGTCTTCCTGTTGACCTAAACGAGAAGG ATATCCTGGAACGCCGGACTTGA
- the LOC103424043 gene encoding protein TIFY 4B-like isoform X6: MNAPTTTFRSILEKPLNQLTEDDISQLTREDCRKYLKEKGMRRPSWNKSQAIQQVISLKALLEPNDDSGAGALRKIVVLPHTTTATTQRVSTFAASNSADSAKEVSPDVQASVSADELAPHPRNEPPKPAPEDPPVYADTTAISLSGKVNVYDGVPPDKVNEAFSLNGDHEISLPMQGYMDLQARAILHLAAGPNHLLLDNQFGGAAAARSLHCQFQTAGDKDGLFLPSATISQAMQTDSGNFTEKVSEYTQQYWEKGNNTRDPDAEGQANRKVSLQRYREKRKDREKLKIKKNIGSNTSLEVYLNRQLRTHTSNGNSSQYGTSSPPQPELLQTAENQPRFRCLPVDLNEKDILERRT, encoded by the exons ATGAACGCCCCCACGACGACGTTTCGCTCCATTCTCGAGAAGCCGCTCAATCAGCTCACCGAGGATGACATTTCCCAGCTCACCCGCGAAGACTGCCGCAAATACCTCAAAGAAAAAG GAATGCGGCGGCCCTCCTGGAACAAATCGCAGGCGATCCAGCAGGTTATTTCGCTCAAGGCGCTGCTGGAGCCCAACGACGATTCCGGCGCCGGAGCTCTCAGAAAGATTGTCGTTTTGCCTCATACGACCACCGCCACCACCCAGCGCGTCAGTACTTTC GCGGCTTCGAATTCCGCTGATTCAGCTAAGGAAGTGAGCCCCGATGTCCAGGCTTCTGTGTCCGCTGACGAATTGGCGCCGCATCCGAGAAATGAACCGCCCAAACCAGCTCCCGAGGACCCACCGGTCTATGCGGATACCACGGCCATCAGTCTCAG CGGCAAGGTGAATGTATATGATGGAGTGCCACCTGATAAGGTAAATGAAGCTTTCTCTTTGAATGGAGACCATGAGATAAGCCTTCCAATGCAGGGATATATGGATTTGCAGGCACGGGCAATCCTGCACCTTGCAGCAGGGCCCAACCATTTGCTTTTGGACAATCAATTTGGTGGTGCTGCAGCAGCAAGATCCTTACATTGCCAATTTCAGACTGCAGGCGATAAAGATGGCCTTTTCCTTCCTAGTGCAACAATTTCTCAGGCAATGCAAACAG ATTCAGGTAACTTTACAGAGAAGGTCAGTGAATATACACAGCAGTACTGGGAGAAAGGGAACAACACTCGTGATCCTG ATGCAGAGGGTCAGGCGAACAGAAAAGTCTCGTTGCAGAGATACCGTGAAAAGCGAAAAGACAG GGAAAAATTAaagattaagaaaaatattggaTCGAATACTAGCTTGGAGGTTTACTTGAATCGTCAACTCAGGACACATACCTCAAATGGTAATTCAAGTCAGTATGGCACAAGCTCTCCACCCCAACCTGAGCTGCTACAGACAGCTGAAAATCAGCCAAGGTTCCGCTGTCTTCCTGTTGACCTAAACGAGAAGG ATATCCTGGAACGCCGGACTTGA
- the LOC103424043 gene encoding protein TIFY 4B-like isoform X8 has product MNAPTTTFRSILEKPLNQLTEDDISQLTREDCRKYLKEKGMRRPSWNKSQAIQQVISLKALLEPNDDSGAGALRKIVVLPHTTTATTQRVSTFAASNSADSAKEVSPDVQASVSADELAPHPRNEPPKPAPEDPPVYADTTAISLSGKVNVYDGVPPDKVNEAFSLNGDHEISLPMQGYMDLQARAILHLAAGPNHLLLDNQFGGAAAARSLHCQFQTAGDKDGLFLPSATISQAMQTDSGNFTEKVSEYTQQYWEKGNNTRDPEGQANRKVSLQRYREKRKDREKLKIKKNIGSNTSLEVYLNRQLRTHTSNGNSSQYGTSSPPQPELLQTAENQPRFRCLPVDLNEKDILERRT; this is encoded by the exons ATGAACGCCCCCACGACGACGTTTCGCTCCATTCTCGAGAAGCCGCTCAATCAGCTCACCGAGGATGACATTTCCCAGCTCACCCGCGAAGACTGCCGCAAATACCTCAAAGAAAAAG GAATGCGGCGGCCCTCCTGGAACAAATCGCAGGCGATCCAGCAGGTTATTTCGCTCAAGGCGCTGCTGGAGCCCAACGACGATTCCGGCGCCGGAGCTCTCAGAAAGATTGTCGTTTTGCCTCATACGACCACCGCCACCACCCAGCGCGTCAGTACTTTC GCGGCTTCGAATTCCGCTGATTCAGCTAAGGAAGTGAGCCCCGATGTCCAGGCTTCTGTGTCCGCTGACGAATTGGCGCCGCATCCGAGAAATGAACCGCCCAAACCAGCTCCCGAGGACCCACCGGTCTATGCGGATACCACGGCCATCAGTCTCAG CGGCAAGGTGAATGTATATGATGGAGTGCCACCTGATAAGGTAAATGAAGCTTTCTCTTTGAATGGAGACCATGAGATAAGCCTTCCAATGCAGGGATATATGGATTTGCAGGCACGGGCAATCCTGCACCTTGCAGCAGGGCCCAACCATTTGCTTTTGGACAATCAATTTGGTGGTGCTGCAGCAGCAAGATCCTTACATTGCCAATTTCAGACTGCAGGCGATAAAGATGGCCTTTTCCTTCCTAGTGCAACAATTTCTCAGGCAATGCAAACAG ATTCAGGTAACTTTACAGAGAAGGTCAGTGAATATACACAGCAGTACTGGGAGAAAGGGAACAACACTCGTGATCCTG AGGGTCAGGCGAACAGAAAAGTCTCGTTGCAGAGATACCGTGAAAAGCGAAAAGACAG GGAAAAATTAaagattaagaaaaatattggaTCGAATACTAGCTTGGAGGTTTACTTGAATCGTCAACTCAGGACACATACCTCAAATGGTAATTCAAGTCAGTATGGCACAAGCTCTCCACCCCAACCTGAGCTGCTACAGACAGCTGAAAATCAGCCAAGGTTCCGCTGTCTTCCTGTTGACCTAAACGAGAAGG ATATCCTGGAACGCCGGACTTGA
- the LOC103424043 gene encoding protein TIFY 4B-like isoform X2, which produces MNAPTTTFRSILEKPLNQLTEDDISQLTREDCRKYLKEKGMRRPSWNKSQAIQQVISLKALLEPNDDSGAGALRKIVVLPHTTTATTQRVSTFAASNSADSAKEVSPDVQASVSADELAPHPRNEPPKPAPEDPPVYADTTAISLRNHCTTDASVSKMTIFYSGKVNVYDGVPPDKVNEAFSLNGDHEISLPMQGYMDLQARAILHLAAGPNHLLLDNQFGGAAAARSLHCQFQTAGDKDGLFLPSATISQAMQTGNFTEKVSEYTQQYWEKGNNTRDPDAEGQANRKVSLQRYREKRKDREKLKIKKNIGSNTSLEVYLNRQLRTHTSNGNSSQYGTSSPPQPELLQTAENQPRFRCLPVDLNEKDILERRT; this is translated from the exons ATGAACGCCCCCACGACGACGTTTCGCTCCATTCTCGAGAAGCCGCTCAATCAGCTCACCGAGGATGACATTTCCCAGCTCACCCGCGAAGACTGCCGCAAATACCTCAAAGAAAAAG GAATGCGGCGGCCCTCCTGGAACAAATCGCAGGCGATCCAGCAGGTTATTTCGCTCAAGGCGCTGCTGGAGCCCAACGACGATTCCGGCGCCGGAGCTCTCAGAAAGATTGTCGTTTTGCCTCATACGACCACCGCCACCACCCAGCGCGTCAGTACTTTC GCGGCTTCGAATTCCGCTGATTCAGCTAAGGAAGTGAGCCCCGATGTCCAGGCTTCTGTGTCCGCTGACGAATTGGCGCCGCATCCGAGAAATGAACCGCCCAAACCAGCTCCCGAGGACCCACCGGTCTATGCGGATACCACGGCCATCAGTCTCAG AAATCATTGTACAACTGATGCATCAGTTAGTAAAATGACAATTTTCTACAGCGGCAAGGTGAATGTATATGATGGAGTGCCACCTGATAAGGTAAATGAAGCTTTCTCTTTGAATGGAGACCATGAGATAAGCCTTCCAATGCAGGGATATATGGATTTGCAGGCACGGGCAATCCTGCACCTTGCAGCAGGGCCCAACCATTTGCTTTTGGACAATCAATTTGGTGGTGCTGCAGCAGCAAGATCCTTACATTGCCAATTTCAGACTGCAGGCGATAAAGATGGCCTTTTCCTTCCTAGTGCAACAATTTCTCAGGCAATGCAAACAG GTAACTTTACAGAGAAGGTCAGTGAATATACACAGCAGTACTGGGAGAAAGGGAACAACACTCGTGATCCTG ATGCAGAGGGTCAGGCGAACAGAAAAGTCTCGTTGCAGAGATACCGTGAAAAGCGAAAAGACAG GGAAAAATTAaagattaagaaaaatattggaTCGAATACTAGCTTGGAGGTTTACTTGAATCGTCAACTCAGGACACATACCTCAAATGGTAATTCAAGTCAGTATGGCACAAGCTCTCCACCCCAACCTGAGCTGCTACAGACAGCTGAAAATCAGCCAAGGTTCCGCTGTCTTCCTGTTGACCTAAACGAGAAGG ATATCCTGGAACGCCGGACTTGA
- the LOC103424043 gene encoding protein TIFY 4B-like isoform X16, which translates to MNAPTTTFRSILEKPLNQLTEDDISQLTREDCRKYLKEKGMRRPSWNKSQAIQQVISLKALLEPNDDSGAGALRKIVVLPHTTTATTQRVSTFAASNSADSAKEVSPDVQASVSADELAPHPRNEPPKPAPEDPPVYADTTAISLRNHCTTDASVSKMTIFYSGKVNVYDGVPPDKVNEAFSLNGDHEISLPMQGYMDLQARAILHLAAGPNHLLLDNQFGGAAAARSLHCQFQTAGDKDGLFLPSATISQAMQTGNFTEKVSEYTQQYWEKGNNTRDPDAEGQANRKVSLQRYREKRKDRTHTSNGNSSQYGTSSPPQPELLQTAENQPRFRCLPVDLNEKDILERRT; encoded by the exons ATGAACGCCCCCACGACGACGTTTCGCTCCATTCTCGAGAAGCCGCTCAATCAGCTCACCGAGGATGACATTTCCCAGCTCACCCGCGAAGACTGCCGCAAATACCTCAAAGAAAAAG GAATGCGGCGGCCCTCCTGGAACAAATCGCAGGCGATCCAGCAGGTTATTTCGCTCAAGGCGCTGCTGGAGCCCAACGACGATTCCGGCGCCGGAGCTCTCAGAAAGATTGTCGTTTTGCCTCATACGACCACCGCCACCACCCAGCGCGTCAGTACTTTC GCGGCTTCGAATTCCGCTGATTCAGCTAAGGAAGTGAGCCCCGATGTCCAGGCTTCTGTGTCCGCTGACGAATTGGCGCCGCATCCGAGAAATGAACCGCCCAAACCAGCTCCCGAGGACCCACCGGTCTATGCGGATACCACGGCCATCAGTCTCAG AAATCATTGTACAACTGATGCATCAGTTAGTAAAATGACAATTTTCTACAGCGGCAAGGTGAATGTATATGATGGAGTGCCACCTGATAAGGTAAATGAAGCTTTCTCTTTGAATGGAGACCATGAGATAAGCCTTCCAATGCAGGGATATATGGATTTGCAGGCACGGGCAATCCTGCACCTTGCAGCAGGGCCCAACCATTTGCTTTTGGACAATCAATTTGGTGGTGCTGCAGCAGCAAGATCCTTACATTGCCAATTTCAGACTGCAGGCGATAAAGATGGCCTTTTCCTTCCTAGTGCAACAATTTCTCAGGCAATGCAAACAG GTAACTTTACAGAGAAGGTCAGTGAATATACACAGCAGTACTGGGAGAAAGGGAACAACACTCGTGATCCTG ATGCAGAGGGTCAGGCGAACAGAAAAGTCTCGTTGCAGAGATACCGTGAAAAGCGAAAAGACAG GACACATACCTCAAATGGTAATTCAAGTCAGTATGGCACAAGCTCTCCACCCCAACCTGAGCTGCTACAGACAGCTGAAAATCAGCCAAGGTTCCGCTGTCTTCCTGTTGACCTAAACGAGAAGG ATATCCTGGAACGCCGGACTTGA
- the LOC103424043 gene encoding protein TIFY 4B-like isoform X4, with product MNAPTTTFRSILEKPLNQLTEDDISQLTREDCRKYLKEKGMRRPSWNKSQAIQQVISLKALLEPNDDSGAGALRKIVVLPHTTTATTQRVSTFAASNSADSAKEVSPDVQASVSADELAPHPRNEPPKPAPEDPPVYADTTAISLRNHCTTDASVSKMTIFYSGKVNVYDGVPPDKVNEAFSLNGDHEISLPMQGYMDLQARAILHLAAGPNHLLLDNQFGGAAAARSLHCQFQTAGDKDGLFLPSATISQAMQTGNFTEKVSEYTQQYWEKGNNTRDPEGQANRKVSLQRYREKRKDREKLKIKKNIGSNTSLEVYLNRQLRTHTSNGNSSQYGTSSPPQPELLQTAENQPRFRCLPVDLNEKDILERRT from the exons ATGAACGCCCCCACGACGACGTTTCGCTCCATTCTCGAGAAGCCGCTCAATCAGCTCACCGAGGATGACATTTCCCAGCTCACCCGCGAAGACTGCCGCAAATACCTCAAAGAAAAAG GAATGCGGCGGCCCTCCTGGAACAAATCGCAGGCGATCCAGCAGGTTATTTCGCTCAAGGCGCTGCTGGAGCCCAACGACGATTCCGGCGCCGGAGCTCTCAGAAAGATTGTCGTTTTGCCTCATACGACCACCGCCACCACCCAGCGCGTCAGTACTTTC GCGGCTTCGAATTCCGCTGATTCAGCTAAGGAAGTGAGCCCCGATGTCCAGGCTTCTGTGTCCGCTGACGAATTGGCGCCGCATCCGAGAAATGAACCGCCCAAACCAGCTCCCGAGGACCCACCGGTCTATGCGGATACCACGGCCATCAGTCTCAG AAATCATTGTACAACTGATGCATCAGTTAGTAAAATGACAATTTTCTACAGCGGCAAGGTGAATGTATATGATGGAGTGCCACCTGATAAGGTAAATGAAGCTTTCTCTTTGAATGGAGACCATGAGATAAGCCTTCCAATGCAGGGATATATGGATTTGCAGGCACGGGCAATCCTGCACCTTGCAGCAGGGCCCAACCATTTGCTTTTGGACAATCAATTTGGTGGTGCTGCAGCAGCAAGATCCTTACATTGCCAATTTCAGACTGCAGGCGATAAAGATGGCCTTTTCCTTCCTAGTGCAACAATTTCTCAGGCAATGCAAACAG GTAACTTTACAGAGAAGGTCAGTGAATATACACAGCAGTACTGGGAGAAAGGGAACAACACTCGTGATCCTG AGGGTCAGGCGAACAGAAAAGTCTCGTTGCAGAGATACCGTGAAAAGCGAAAAGACAG GGAAAAATTAaagattaagaaaaatattggaTCGAATACTAGCTTGGAGGTTTACTTGAATCGTCAACTCAGGACACATACCTCAAATGGTAATTCAAGTCAGTATGGCACAAGCTCTCCACCCCAACCTGAGCTGCTACAGACAGCTGAAAATCAGCCAAGGTTCCGCTGTCTTCCTGTTGACCTAAACGAGAAGG ATATCCTGGAACGCCGGACTTGA
- the LOC103424043 gene encoding protein TIFY 4B-like isoform X9, producing the protein MNAPTTTFRSILEKPLNQLTEDDISQLTREDCRKYLKEKGMRRPSWNKSQAIQQVISLKALLEPNDDSGAGALRKIVVLPHTTTATTQRVSTFAASNSADSAKEVSPDVQASVSADELAPHPRNEPPKPAPEDPPVYADTTAISLRNHCTTDASVSKMTIFYSGKVNVYDGVPPDKGYMDLQARAILHLAAGPNHLLLDNQFGGAAAARSLHCQFQTAGDKDGLFLPSATISQAMQTGNFTEKVSEYTQQYWEKGNNTRDPDAEGQANRKVSLQRYREKRKDREKLKIKKNIGSNTSLEVYLNRQLRTHTSNGNSSQYGTSSPPQPELLQTAENQPRFRCLPVDLNEKDILERRT; encoded by the exons ATGAACGCCCCCACGACGACGTTTCGCTCCATTCTCGAGAAGCCGCTCAATCAGCTCACCGAGGATGACATTTCCCAGCTCACCCGCGAAGACTGCCGCAAATACCTCAAAGAAAAAG GAATGCGGCGGCCCTCCTGGAACAAATCGCAGGCGATCCAGCAGGTTATTTCGCTCAAGGCGCTGCTGGAGCCCAACGACGATTCCGGCGCCGGAGCTCTCAGAAAGATTGTCGTTTTGCCTCATACGACCACCGCCACCACCCAGCGCGTCAGTACTTTC GCGGCTTCGAATTCCGCTGATTCAGCTAAGGAAGTGAGCCCCGATGTCCAGGCTTCTGTGTCCGCTGACGAATTGGCGCCGCATCCGAGAAATGAACCGCCCAAACCAGCTCCCGAGGACCCACCGGTCTATGCGGATACCACGGCCATCAGTCTCAG AAATCATTGTACAACTGATGCATCAGTTAGTAAAATGACAATTTTCTACAGCGGCAAGGTGAATGTATATGATGGAGTGCCACCTGATAAG GGATATATGGATTTGCAGGCACGGGCAATCCTGCACCTTGCAGCAGGGCCCAACCATTTGCTTTTGGACAATCAATTTGGTGGTGCTGCAGCAGCAAGATCCTTACATTGCCAATTTCAGACTGCAGGCGATAAAGATGGCCTTTTCCTTCCTAGTGCAACAATTTCTCAGGCAATGCAAACAG GTAACTTTACAGAGAAGGTCAGTGAATATACACAGCAGTACTGGGAGAAAGGGAACAACACTCGTGATCCTG ATGCAGAGGGTCAGGCGAACAGAAAAGTCTCGTTGCAGAGATACCGTGAAAAGCGAAAAGACAG GGAAAAATTAaagattaagaaaaatattggaTCGAATACTAGCTTGGAGGTTTACTTGAATCGTCAACTCAGGACACATACCTCAAATGGTAATTCAAGTCAGTATGGCACAAGCTCTCCACCCCAACCTGAGCTGCTACAGACAGCTGAAAATCAGCCAAGGTTCCGCTGTCTTCCTGTTGACCTAAACGAGAAGG ATATCCTGGAACGCCGGACTTGA
- the LOC103424043 gene encoding protein TIFY 4B-like isoform X10 yields MNAPTTTFRSILEKPLNQLTEDDISQLTREDCRKYLKEKGMRRPSWNKSQAIQQVISLKALLEPNDDSGAGALRKIVVLPHTTTATTQRVSTFAASNSADSAKEVSPDVQASVSADELAPHPRNEPPKPAPEDPPVYADTTAISLRNHCTTDASVSKMTIFYSGKVNVYDGVPPDKGYMDLQARAILHLAAGPNHLLLDNQFGGAAAARSLHCQFQTAGDKDGLFLPSATISQAMQTDSGNFTEKVSEYTQQYWEKGNNTRDPEGQANRKVSLQRYREKRKDREKLKIKKNIGSNTSLEVYLNRQLRTHTSNGNSSQYGTSSPPQPELLQTAENQPRFRCLPVDLNEKDILERRT; encoded by the exons ATGAACGCCCCCACGACGACGTTTCGCTCCATTCTCGAGAAGCCGCTCAATCAGCTCACCGAGGATGACATTTCCCAGCTCACCCGCGAAGACTGCCGCAAATACCTCAAAGAAAAAG GAATGCGGCGGCCCTCCTGGAACAAATCGCAGGCGATCCAGCAGGTTATTTCGCTCAAGGCGCTGCTGGAGCCCAACGACGATTCCGGCGCCGGAGCTCTCAGAAAGATTGTCGTTTTGCCTCATACGACCACCGCCACCACCCAGCGCGTCAGTACTTTC GCGGCTTCGAATTCCGCTGATTCAGCTAAGGAAGTGAGCCCCGATGTCCAGGCTTCTGTGTCCGCTGACGAATTGGCGCCGCATCCGAGAAATGAACCGCCCAAACCAGCTCCCGAGGACCCACCGGTCTATGCGGATACCACGGCCATCAGTCTCAG AAATCATTGTACAACTGATGCATCAGTTAGTAAAATGACAATTTTCTACAGCGGCAAGGTGAATGTATATGATGGAGTGCCACCTGATAAG GGATATATGGATTTGCAGGCACGGGCAATCCTGCACCTTGCAGCAGGGCCCAACCATTTGCTTTTGGACAATCAATTTGGTGGTGCTGCAGCAGCAAGATCCTTACATTGCCAATTTCAGACTGCAGGCGATAAAGATGGCCTTTTCCTTCCTAGTGCAACAATTTCTCAGGCAATGCAAACAG ATTCAGGTAACTTTACAGAGAAGGTCAGTGAATATACACAGCAGTACTGGGAGAAAGGGAACAACACTCGTGATCCTG AGGGTCAGGCGAACAGAAAAGTCTCGTTGCAGAGATACCGTGAAAAGCGAAAAGACAG GGAAAAATTAaagattaagaaaaatattggaTCGAATACTAGCTTGGAGGTTTACTTGAATCGTCAACTCAGGACACATACCTCAAATGGTAATTCAAGTCAGTATGGCACAAGCTCTCCACCCCAACCTGAGCTGCTACAGACAGCTGAAAATCAGCCAAGGTTCCGCTGTCTTCCTGTTGACCTAAACGAGAAGG ATATCCTGGAACGCCGGACTTGA